Proteins from a single region of Candidatus Parcubacteria bacterium:
- a CDS encoding winged helix-turn-helix domain-containing protein (Derived by automated computational analysis using gene prediction method: GeneMarkS-2+. GO_function: GO:0003677 - DNA binding [Evidence IEA]) produces MLNKIVGSEARVKILNAFLIEPEKHHYLRQLARDLDLQVNSVRRELNNLEELGLIVVIDKDLVSSKEKKYYGVNSSFLLFNELRALFLKAQLSGISEFIADVQKICTPRLFILSGFFVNQANATTDLLLVGDFKKGPFLKRLTAFEQELGREINYTLMTEAEYSYRLEVGDIFLNEIWDSEKTVVCDHLGKSPK; encoded by the coding sequence ATGTTAAATAAAATAGTCGGTTCAGAGGCCCGGGTAAAAATATTGAACGCTTTTTTAATTGAGCCCGAGAAGCATCACTATTTGCGGCAACTCGCTCGTGATCTTGATCTCCAAGTAAACTCTGTCCGTCGTGAGCTTAATAATTTGGAAGAATTAGGTTTAATTGTTGTAATTGATAAAGACCTTGTTAGTAGTAAGGAAAAAAAATATTACGGCGTTAATTCCAGTTTTTTGCTTTTTAATGAGTTGCGAGCTCTATTTTTAAAAGCGCAATTAAGTGGGATCAGTGAATTTATTGCTGACGTGCAAAAAATTTGTACGCCCCGACTTTTTATTTTAAGTGGTTTTTTTGTCAATCAGGCTAACGCCACTACTGATTTACTGCTGGTCGGTGATTTTAAAAAAGGCCCCTTTTTAAAACGCTTAACGGCTTTTGAGCAAGAGTTAGGCCGAGAGATAAATTATACTTTAATGACGGAGGCGGAATACTCTTATCGTTTAGAGGTCGGTGATATTTTTCTTAATGAAATTTGGGATTCGGAAAAAACTGTGGTGTGCGATCATTTAGGCAAGTCGCCAAAATAA